One segment of Pseudomonas sp. FP2196 DNA contains the following:
- the mtnA gene encoding S-methyl-5-thioribose-1-phosphate isomerase, translated as MRDRLLAAEKVKAIDWRDGALHLLDQRILPFEETWIAYTSAAGVAEAIRSMVVRGAPAIGISAAYGIVLAARARIAAGGDWYAALEEDFALLADSRPTAVNLFWALGRMHDRLDRLKENADPLAALEAEAIAIHESDREANLTMAQLGVDLIRKHQGNAQAILTHCNTGALATGGFGTALGVIRAAFLEGMVERVYADETRPWLQGSRLTAWELANEGIPVTLNADSAAAHIMKTKGVTWVIVGADRITANGDVANKIGTYQLAVNAMHHGVRFMVVAPSSTIDMNLASGDDIPIEERDGAELLEVGGKRVGADVEAFNPVFDVTPADLIDAIVTEKGIVERPDTAKMAQLMCRKRLH; from the coding sequence ATGCGCGATCGACTGTTGGCTGCGGAGAAAGTAAAGGCCATCGATTGGCGAGATGGCGCGCTCCACCTGCTGGATCAGCGTATTTTGCCGTTCGAGGAAACCTGGATTGCCTACACCAGCGCCGCCGGCGTGGCTGAGGCAATTCGCTCGATGGTGGTGCGTGGCGCGCCGGCCATCGGTATCAGCGCGGCTTATGGCATTGTGCTCGCAGCCCGGGCCCGAATCGCTGCAGGTGGTGACTGGTACGCGGCGCTGGAAGAGGATTTCGCGCTGCTTGCCGATTCCCGTCCGACCGCGGTCAACCTGTTCTGGGCGCTGGGCCGCATGCACGATCGCCTGGATCGCTTGAAGGAAAATGCCGATCCGCTGGCGGCGCTGGAGGCCGAGGCCATCGCCATTCACGAAAGCGATCGCGAAGCCAATCTGACCATGGCCCAACTCGGCGTCGATCTGATCCGCAAGCATCAGGGCAATGCGCAAGCGATTCTCACCCACTGCAACACCGGTGCCCTTGCCACCGGCGGTTTCGGCACGGCGCTGGGGGTCATTCGCGCGGCTTTCCTTGAAGGGATGGTTGAACGCGTTTACGCAGACGAAACCCGACCATGGCTGCAAGGCTCGCGCCTGACCGCGTGGGAGCTGGCCAACGAAGGCATTCCTGTGACCCTCAATGCTGACTCCGCCGCCGCGCACATCATGAAGACCAAAGGCGTGACCTGGGTGATCGTCGGTGCTGACCGCATTACCGCCAATGGCGATGTGGCCAACAAGATCGGCACCTATCAACTGGCGGTCAATGCCATGCACCACGGCGTGCGTTTCATGGTGGTGGCGCCGAGTTCGACCATCGACATGAATCTGGCCAGTGGTGATGACATTCCGATCGAAGAGCGTGACGGCGCCGAGTTGCTGGAAGTCGGTGGCAAGCGCGTGGGCGCTGATGTTGAAGCGTTTAACCCGGTGTTTGACGTAACCCCTGCTGACTTGATCGATGCCATCGTCACCGAAAAAGGCATTGTCGAGCGTCCGGATACCGCGAAAATGGCCCAGTTGATGTGCCGCAAGCGCCTGCACTGA
- a CDS encoding TRZ/ATZ family hydrolase, with the protein MPKPAIALDLLLLPTWLVPVEPAGVVLKEHGLGIRDGRIVFIGPRAEALKCNASEIRELPDVLLSPGLINAHGHAAMTLFRGLADDLPLMTWLENHIWPAEAKWVDEEFVRDGTDLAIAEQIKGGITCFSDMYFFPKVASERVHNSGIRAQIAIPILDFPIPGASSADEAIRQGVELFGDLKHHERIKITFGPHAPYTVGDENLEKIRVIAEELDASIHMHVHETAFEVQQAVEQHGERPLARLGRLGLLGPRFQAVHMTQISDDDLALLVESNTNVIHCPESNLKLASGFCPVERLWQAGVNVAVGTDGAASNNDLDLLGETRTAALLAKAVAGSASALDAHRALRMATLNGARALGIESETGSLEIGKAADIVAFDLSGLAQQPVYDPVSQLIYATGRDCVKHLWVAGKQLLDDRRLTRMDEEQLGTIARAWGQRISGHTES; encoded by the coding sequence ATGCCGAAACCTGCCATTGCGCTCGACTTATTATTGCTGCCGACCTGGCTAGTACCCGTCGAACCTGCTGGCGTTGTGCTCAAGGAGCATGGCCTGGGCATCCGTGACGGTCGCATCGTGTTTATCGGCCCGCGCGCCGAAGCGTTGAAGTGTAACGCCAGCGAAATCCGCGAATTGCCGGACGTTCTGCTCAGCCCAGGCCTGATCAATGCTCACGGCCATGCCGCAATGACCTTGTTCCGCGGCCTGGCGGATGATCTGCCGCTGATGACCTGGCTGGAAAACCACATCTGGCCGGCCGAAGCCAAATGGGTCGATGAAGAATTCGTCCGTGATGGCACCGACCTCGCAATCGCCGAGCAGATCAAGGGCGGCATCACCTGCTTTTCGGACATGTACTTCTTCCCGAAAGTTGCCAGCGAGCGCGTGCACAACAGCGGCATCCGCGCACAGATCGCCATTCCGATCCTTGATTTCCCGATTCCTGGCGCCAGCAGCGCCGATGAGGCCATTCGTCAGGGCGTCGAATTGTTCGGCGATCTGAAGCATCACGAACGGATCAAGATCACCTTCGGTCCTCATGCACCCTACACCGTCGGCGACGAGAATCTTGAGAAAATCCGCGTGATTGCCGAGGAGCTGGACGCGTCGATCCACATGCACGTCCACGAAACCGCCTTCGAAGTGCAGCAAGCGGTCGAACAGCACGGCGAACGGCCACTCGCCCGCCTCGGCCGACTGGGTCTGCTCGGCCCGCGTTTCCAGGCCGTGCACATGACCCAGATCAGCGATGACGACCTGGCGTTGCTGGTAGAAAGCAACACCAACGTCATCCATTGCCCGGAATCGAACCTGAAACTCGCCAGCGGCTTCTGCCCCGTAGAGCGTCTGTGGCAAGCCGGGGTCAATGTTGCGGTCGGCACTGATGGCGCGGCCAGCAACAATGATCTGGATCTGCTCGGCGAGACCCGCACCGCTGCCTTGCTGGCCAAAGCCGTCGCCGGCTCGGCTTCCGCGCTCGATGCCCATCGCGCCCTGCGCATGGCCACACTGAACGGCGCACGCGCCTTGGGGATCGAAAGCGAAACGGGCTCGCTGGAAATCGGCAAAGCCGCGGACATTGTCGCCTTCGACCTGTCTGGCCTGGCGCAGCAACCGGTGTACGACCCGGTTTCACAGCTTATATACGCCACCGGTCGCGATTGCGTGAAACACCTGTGGGTCGCCGGCAAACAATTGCTTGACGACCGGCGCCTGACTCGCATGGATGAAGAACAGCTTGGCACTATTGCCCGAGCCTGGGGCCAGCGCATCAGCGGCCATACCGAATCGTAA
- a CDS encoding GGDEF domain-containing protein: MKSPSQTNAIDFDSAKLQRLGFGQQPPLLERPASLAQLRQQLSLQLQTSLEPQRILGLFFREVQRLVPLDALSYAHQGSDLRLEFGARGHHSVSYSLSHEGEHMGEVVFRRNQRFNEQEQGNLESLLSSLLYPMRNALLYRAATQSALRDPLTGAGNRIAMEQTLQREIEMSRRHLQPLSVLMLDIDHFKRVNDSHGHSTGDDVLKAVAASIKGQLRNVDMVFRYGGEEFLILLSNTSREAAAMVGERLRYAAQAAEYYADGTLIELTVSLGCSTLLPGESAESLLRRADSALYVAKREGRNRLAMAG, from the coding sequence ATGAAATCACCTTCCCAGACCAATGCAATTGACTTTGACAGTGCCAAATTGCAACGCCTGGGTTTCGGTCAGCAGCCGCCTCTTCTTGAGCGGCCCGCCAGTCTCGCGCAATTGCGCCAGCAACTGAGCCTGCAACTGCAAACCAGTCTCGAACCGCAACGTATCCTCGGTCTTTTTTTCCGTGAAGTTCAGCGCCTCGTGCCGCTCGACGCCTTGAGCTACGCGCATCAGGGGAGCGACCTTCGCCTGGAGTTTGGCGCTCGCGGCCATCACTCGGTCAGCTACAGCCTGAGCCACGAAGGCGAACACATGGGCGAAGTGGTGTTCCGCCGCAATCAGCGCTTCAACGAACAGGAGCAGGGCAATCTAGAATCGCTGCTGTCGTCACTGCTGTATCCGATGCGTAACGCTCTGCTGTACCGCGCCGCCACCCAAAGCGCCCTGCGCGATCCACTGACCGGCGCCGGCAACCGCATCGCGATGGAGCAGACACTGCAACGCGAGATCGAAATGTCCCGCCGACACCTGCAGCCGTTGTCGGTGTTGATGCTGGACATCGACCACTTCAAACGGGTCAACGACAGTCATGGCCACAGCACTGGCGATGACGTGCTTAAAGCCGTGGCCGCGTCGATCAAGGGTCAGTTGCGCAATGTCGACATGGTGTTTCGCTATGGCGGGGAAGAGTTTCTGATCCTGCTGTCCAATACCAGCCGGGAAGCAGCGGCGATGGTTGGCGAGCGTCTGCGTTATGCGGCGCAGGCGGCGGAGTATTACGCCGATGGAACGTTGATAGAGCTGACGGTCAGCCTGGGCTGCTCGACCCTGCTGCCGGGTGAGTCGGCAGAAAGCCTGTTGCGCCGCGCTGACAGCGCGCTGTACGTGGCCAAGCGCGAGGGGCGGAATCGATTGGCGATGGCGGGCTGA
- a CDS encoding YciK family oxidoreductase — MFDYSARPELLKDRVILVTGAGRGIGAAAAKTYAAHGATVLLLGKTEANLTQVYDEIEAAGHPQPAVIPFNLETALPHQYDELAAMIETEFGHLDGLLHNASIIGPRTPIEQLSGENFMRVMQVNVNAMFMLTSTLLPLLKLSQDASVVFTSSSVGRKGRAYWGAYGVSKFATEGLMQTLADEVDGVAPVRSNSINPGGTRTSMRAQAYPGENPLNNPTPEQIMPVYLYLMGPDSTGINGQAFNAQ; from the coding sequence ATGTTTGATTACTCCGCTCGTCCCGAATTGCTCAAGGATCGGGTCATTCTGGTCACCGGTGCCGGTCGCGGCATCGGTGCGGCCGCTGCGAAAACCTACGCCGCCCACGGCGCAACCGTGCTGCTGCTGGGCAAGACCGAAGCCAATCTGACGCAGGTCTACGACGAGATCGAAGCGGCGGGCCATCCGCAACCGGCAGTGATTCCCTTCAACCTCGAGACCGCCCTGCCCCATCAGTACGATGAGCTGGCAGCGATGATCGAGACCGAGTTCGGCCACCTCGACGGCCTGCTGCACAACGCCTCGATCATTGGCCCGCGCACGCCGATCGAACAGCTGTCGGGCGAAAACTTCATGCGCGTCATGCAGGTCAACGTCAACGCCATGTTCATGCTGACCAGCACGCTGCTGCCACTGCTCAAGCTGTCGCAGGACGCTTCGGTGGTGTTCACCTCCAGCAGCGTCGGCCGCAAGGGTCGGGCTTATTGGGGCGCTTACGGCGTGTCGAAGTTCGCCACCGAGGGCCTGATGCAAACCCTGGCCGACGAAGTCGACGGCGTGGCACCGGTACGCTCCAACAGCATCAACCCGGGTGGCACTCGCACCAGCATGCGTGCGCAGGCTTATCCGGGGGAAAACCCACTGAACAACCCGACGCCGGAGCAGATCATGCCGGTCTACCTCTACCTGATGGGTCCGGACAGCACCGGGATCAACGGCCAGGCATTCAACGCGCAGTAA
- the ubiG gene encoding bifunctional 2-polyprenyl-6-hydroxyphenol methylase/3-demethylubiquinol 3-O-methyltransferase UbiG: MSNVDHAEIAKFEALAHRWWDRESEFKPLHDINPLRVNWIDERVNLAGKKVLDVGCGGGILSEAMAQRGATVMGIDMGEAPLAVAQLHQLESGVSVEYRQITAEELAEEMPEQFDVVTCLEMLEHVPDPSSVIRACFRMVKPGGQVFFSTINRNPKAYLFAIIGAEYIMKLLPRGTHDFKKFIRPSELGAWSRMAGLTVKDIIGLTYNPLTKHYKLASDVDVNYMIQTLREE; this comes from the coding sequence ATGAGCAACGTCGACCACGCCGAAATCGCCAAATTCGAAGCCCTGGCCCATCGCTGGTGGGACCGCGAAAGCGAATTCAAACCGCTGCACGACATTAACCCGCTGCGGGTCAACTGGATTGACGAACGCGTCAATCTGGCTGGCAAGAAAGTCCTCGACGTTGGCTGCGGTGGCGGCATCTTGAGCGAAGCCATGGCGCAACGTGGTGCCACCGTGATGGGCATCGACATGGGCGAAGCGCCACTGGCAGTCGCGCAACTGCATCAACTGGAGTCCGGCGTCAGCGTCGAGTACCGCCAGATCACCGCCGAAGAGCTGGCCGAAGAAATGCCCGAGCAGTTCGATGTGGTGACCTGCCTGGAAATGCTCGAGCACGTGCCAGATCCATCGTCGGTCATCCGTGCCTGCTTCCGCATGGTCAAGCCGGGCGGCCAGGTGTTCTTCTCGACCATCAACCGCAACCCGAAGGCCTACCTGTTCGCCATCATCGGCGCCGAATACATCATGAAGCTGTTGCCGCGCGGCACCCACGACTTCAAGAAATTCATTCGTCCATCCGAGCTGGGCGCCTGGAGTCGCATGGCCGGCCTGACCGTCAAGGACATCATCGGCCTGACCTACAACCCGCTGACCAAGCACTACAAACTGGCCAGCGACGTTGACGTCAACTACATGATCCAGACCCTGCGCGAGGAGTAA
- the mupP gene encoding N-acetylmuramic acid 6-phosphate phosphatase MupP, translated as MAIRAVLFDMDGTLLDTAPDFIAICQAMRADRGLPPINDKHIRDEISGGAKAMVAVTFSMDPESPGFEALRLEFLERYLVGCAVHSKLFDGMEELLADIEKANLIWGVVTNKPLRFAEPIMQQLGLAERSALLICPDHVKNSKPDPEPLILACKMLDLDPSTVLFVGDDLRDIESGRDAGTKTCAVTFGYIHPDDNPRHWGADVVVDHPLELRKVLDSALCSC; from the coding sequence ATGGCCATCAGAGCAGTTCTTTTCGACATGGACGGCACCCTGCTCGACACCGCGCCAGACTTCATCGCCATCTGCCAGGCGATGCGCGCGGATCGTGGTTTGCCGCCGATCAACGACAAGCACATCCGCGACGAGATTTCCGGCGGCGCCAAAGCGATGGTCGCGGTGACGTTTTCGATGGATCCGGAATCGCCTGGGTTCGAGGCGTTGCGCCTGGAGTTTCTTGAGCGCTACCTCGTCGGCTGCGCGGTGCACAGCAAGCTGTTCGACGGCATGGAAGAGCTGCTGGCCGACATTGAAAAGGCCAACCTGATCTGGGGCGTGGTCACCAACAAACCGCTGCGCTTCGCCGAGCCGATCATGCAACAGCTGGGGCTGGCCGAGCGATCGGCGCTGCTGATCTGCCCGGATCACGTGAAGAACAGCAAACCGGACCCGGAGCCGCTGATCCTCGCGTGCAAGATGCTTGATCTGGATCCGTCGACCGTTCTGTTTGTAGGCGATGATCTGCGCGATATCGAGTCGGGGCGCGATGCAGGGACCAAAACCTGTGCGGTGACCTTTGGCTACATTCACCCGGACGACAACCCGCGGCATTGGGGCGCGGATGTGGTGGTGGATCATCCGCTGGAGTTGCGCAAGGTTCTGGACAGCGCGCTCTGCAGTTGCTGA